A genomic stretch from Penicillium digitatum chromosome 4, complete sequence includes:
- a CDS encoding Beta-1,6 glucan synthetase (Kre6), putative, which translates to MSDHSSDSSEGKVTPHIRLNSGRQDPFLQTSEGYAPLTSRTFPRPLTPQGPETLTAAGALGMAVSPYRTSNVPESSEFLLPPKLRPTQGQGVSKTDRPRSPDRWSAARSSTSSISRESTFPLDPFHDSRAPSNAGSEERDVNTQTVSGKFNIMPTDGLLLFPEDVEKDDYLHNPDPADKDRDCDIWNQRGILNVGGLAVFTIGLLVLFIGYPLITWLAGFTKHHDGLCHPEDTLCLDVGERPLLENLRMGLIDPDTPKEAYTKKNVNGKEMKLVFSDEFNMPGRTFFEDDDPFFQAVDLWYGVTQDKEWYDPDAVTTAEGTLQLRFDHFENHGLEYRSGMVQSWNKLCFKGGRLEASMSLPGDGHIQGFWPGFWAMGNLARPGYAATTDGLWPYSYHDGCDAGITPNQSSPDGINWLPGMRLPGCACPGSDHPTPGIARSAPEIDVIEGSTAPLYGDSGPFVGSASQSLQTAPFDLWYMPDYDFAAVYDPRVTQINAYRGGVYQQAMSGLTNLNHRWYNGTEYQTYSFEYTPGAEGEVTWFVGAEKTWTLDGRAIGPNGNIGQRMIPLEPMALIMNMGMADNFAPQNKSIIDFMPAILRFDYVRIYQDPDDESVTCDPPGYETTSYIEQHRKAYDNANFTTWYVYIAGFIFLFMLY; encoded by the exons ATGTCGGACCACAGCTCTGATAGCTCGGAAGGAAAGGTTACGCCTCATATCCGACTCAACTCGGGGCGGCAGGATCCTTTCCTCCAGACCAGTGAAGGCTACGCGCCTCTCACATCGCGGACATTTCCCCGACCCTTGACGCCACAGGGCCCCGAAACGCTCACAGCAGCGGGCGCTCTAGGGATGGCAGTGTCACCATACCGCACATCAAACGTCCCCGAGTCCTCGGAATTTCTCTTGCCCCCAAAGTTGAGACCTACGCAGGGACAAGGTGTGAGCAAGACTGATCGCCCCCGGTCTCCTGACCGGTGGTCTGCGGCTCGCTCGAGTACCAGCTCTATCAGTCGTGAGAGCACTTTCCCTTTGGATCCGTTCCACGATTCGAGGGCACCCTCGAACGCTGGTAGTGAGGAGCGTGACGTCAATACACAGACCGTGTCAGGGAAGTTCAACATAATGCCTACTGATGGGCTGCTGTTGTTCCCCGAGGACGTGGAGAAGGATGATTACTTGCATAATCCGGACCCAGCAGACAAGGACCGAGACTGTGACATCTGGAATCAACGAGGTATTTTGAATGTCGGTGGCTTGGCTGTCTTCACGATTGGCCTTCTGGTGCTTTTCATTGGTTACCCTCTCAT AACTTGGCTGGCCGGCTTCACAAAACATCATGATGGTCTATGCCACCCGGAAGACACGTTGTGTTTGGATGTTGGGGAGCGCCCATTGTTGGAAAACTTGCGCATGGGCTTGATTGACCCAGACACGCCGAAAGAGGCATACACCAAGAAAAATGTTAACGGAAAGGAGATGAAGCTGGTG TTCTCCGACGAGTTTAACATGCCCGGTCGAACGTTCTtcgaggatgatgacccGTTCTTCCAAGCCGTCGATCTTTGGTACGGAGTAACACAGGACAAAGAG TGGTATGATCCTGACGCAGTAACCACGGCAGAAGGCACCCTTCAGCTTCGATTTGATCATTTCGAAAACCACGGTCTCGAGTACCGATCTGGCATGGTACAGAGTTGGAACAAGCTCTGCTTTAAGGGGGGCCGTCTCGAAGCTAGCATGTCCCTCCCTGGGGATGGACACATCCAAGGGTTCTGGCCCGGATTTTGGGCCATGGGAAATTTGGCTCGTCCCGGCTATGCTGCAACCACTGATGGTTTGTGGCCATACAGCTACCATGATGGCTGCGATGCTGGCATCACCCCGAACCAGAGTTCTCCTGATGGTATCAACTGGCTGCCTGGTATGCGGCTACCTGGATGTGCCTGTCCTGGCTCTGACCACCCGACGCCTGGTATTGCGCGCAGTGCTCCTGAAATCGATGTGATTGAAGGCAGCACTGCCCCACTGTACGGTGACAGCGGTCCATTTGTCGGCAGTGCGTCGCAGAGTCTGCAGACTGCACCCTTCGACCTGTGGTATATGCCCGACTATG ACTTTGCCGCCGTTTACGACCCACGCGTCACCCAAATCAACGCCTACCGAGGCGGTGTCTACCAACAAGCTATGTCGGGCCTAACCAATCTAAACCACCGCTGGTACAACGGCACCGAATACCAAACTTACTCCTTCGAGTACACACCCGGTGCAGAAGGCGAAGTGACCTGGTTTGTCGGCGCCGAAAAGACTTGGACTCTGGACGGTCGCGCCATCGGCCCAAACGGCAATATTGGACAGCGCATGATTCCACTCGAGCCCATGGCGCTGATTATGAACATGGGTATGGCGGACAACTTCGCGCCGCAGAACAAGAGCATCATTGATTTCATGCCTGCTATCCTGCGCTTCGACTACGTCCGCATCTACCAGGACCCCGATGACGAGAGCGTTACTTGTGACCCACCGGGTTATGAGACGACTAGCTATATTGAACAACATCGCAAGGCGTACGATAATGCAAACTTTACGACTTGGTATGTTTATATCGCTGGTTTTATCTTCTTGTTCATGCTTTACTAA
- a CDS encoding Acylphosphatase — protein sequence MRSPEMSYSPAYFQDQGPHETTDSRSSIVTPPSAARRSQEQSSVLGHPVGESRPSSPTPSCDVSPHTSGPRAHRAYHNQTTRGASWPGSDLRDTDSVPASGSSISGAYKEERSPSSWTDRPSLMSGEHPSPSVIRVRKRAIPDEELVNAEGQDALLMLFRLTIVPLYSFGASLYAIFALVFALLVSPFRLCPFSSYLCATTFVSQLCDLFSPALHIHERLVCLQPPTVDDRSSSTQSTQWIHSKRDSDLPSVTSKPSEGYAVTTSILVLVLSPLFSIVILLFAWITAFFWVFSKVLGNPDGTERKDDGRTAVLGVCKWWRSWLCKARKS from the exons ATGCGGTCACCGGAGATGTCATATAGTCCCGCCTACTTTCAGGACCAAGGACCTCATGAAACAACAGATTCTCGCAGCTCGATCGTCACCCCTCCATCAGCTGCCCGTCGATCTCAGGAACAATCCTCCGTCTTGGGTCACCCCGTAGGCGAATCTCGACCCTCCTCCCCCACACCAAGCTGCGACGTCAGTCCCCACACTTCAGGCCCACGGGCACACCGTGCATACCATAACCAGACAACGAGAGGAGCTTCCTGGCCTGGTTCAGACCTTCGAGATACCGACTCAGTCCCGGCTAGCGGCTCATCAATAAGTGGTGCATACAAGGAAGAGCGGTCCCCCAGCAGCTGGACAGACCGGCCGTCATTGATGTCTGGGGAACACCCCAGCCCGAGCGTAATCCGTGTCCGGAAACGAGCTATTCCGGATGAAGAACTAGTCAACGCCGAGGGCCAAGATGCTCTCCTGATGCTG TTCCGTCTCACAATCGTCCCACTCTACTCATTCGGCGCTTCTCTATACGCTATCTTTGCTCTTGTATTCGCACTCCTTGTTTCACCTTTCCGTCTCTGCCCATTTTCCTCATACCTCTGTGCAACAACGTTCGTATCACAACTTTGCGATCTCTTCTCTCCTGCCCTCCATATTCATGAACGACTCGTCTGCTTGCAACCACCAACAGTGGATGACCGATCCTCTTCGACCCAATCAACCCAATGGATTCATTCAAAGCGAGATTCAGACCTACCGTCAGTCACATCCAAGCCCAGCGAAGGCTACGCGGTGACTACTTCAATTCTCGTCCTGGTCTTATCCCCGTTATTTAGCATTGTGATCCTTCTTTTCGCATGGATCACCGCGTTTTTCTGGGTCTTCTCCAAGGTCCTGGGAAATCCGGATGGTACCGAGCGGAAGGACGATGGCCGCACCGCCGTTCTGGGAGTCTGCAAATGGTGGCGGTCATGGCTTTGCAAAGCCCGGAAATCATAG
- a CDS encoding Cytochrome P450, E-class, group I, translating to MFLTLWLCPLIAFGYLVATTLTGRKRYPLPLPPGPKQKPIIGNLKDLPSPDQQDWMHWLKFKELYGPISSLTVLGKHIIILNDAKLAMQLLERRSAIHSGRPQNTFSDMSGWNNILGALNNPGRTKEVGRFLLRVLDEPDKLQKHIQKDAGAIVLKIGYGYTVEPHAQDPLVNLANKAMEGFSSAFLPATWAVDFVPILRYLPSWFPGAGFVKVAQSYKSEAESFSDVPYEFTKQQISDCHFVPSFLSNLLQNNPVESGTEEENIVKWSVGSLYAGGADTTVSSIESFFLAMALFPEAQRKAQQELDTVLGGNRLPQFQDRENLPYVDALVKEVFRWHPVAPMAGAHTSTQDDIFDGYFIPKGSTILANIWGFTHDPTVYHDPMTFSPERFLISPDGKLPERDPHMLVFGFGRRACPGRTLADAHVFLTVAQALAVFSISKPVQNGVTEYFLPKFLPGVISHPAPFKVSIRPRSAVHEKLIREIEQHHPWEKSDSKSLPSM from the exons ATGTTTTTAACGCTATGGTTGTGTCCTCTCATTGCCTTTGGATATTTGGTTGCCACGACCCTTACCGGCCGCAAAAGATACCCCCTGCCTCTTCCTCCGGGTCCTAAACAAAAACCCATCATCGGAAATCTGAAGGATCTTCCAAGCCCAGATCAACAAGACTGGATGCATTGGCTGAAATTTAAGGAGCTCTACG GACCTATTAGCTCACTCACTGTACTGGGGAAACATATCATCATCCTTAACGATGCTAAATTAGCGATGCAGCTTCTAGAAAGACGTTCCGCTATACACTCTGGACGTCCACAAAACACGTTTTCTGACAT GTCGGGCTGGAATAATATCCTTGGGGCGCTCAATAACCCGGGCCGG ACAAAGGAGGTTGGTCGTTTTCTGTTGAGGGTATTGGATGAGCCAGACAAGCTCCAAAAGCACATACAAAA AGATGCTGGAGCGATTGTCTTGAAAATTGGTTACGGCTATACCGTTGAGCCCCATGCTCAGGACCCTCTTGTGAATCTGGCCAATAAGGCGATGGAGGGCTTTTCATCTGCCTTTCTTCCAGCAACCTGGGCAGTGGACTTCGTTCCAATAT TGAGATATCTCCCGTCCTGGTTCCCTGGGGCAGGGTTCGTGAAGGTTGCTCAAAGCTACAAGTCGGAAGCAGAGTCGTTTTCTGATGTTCCATACGAATTCACCAAGCAGCAAATAAGCGATTGTCACTTCGTGCCATCCTTCCTGTccaatcttcttcaaaacaaTCCTGTAGAGTCTGGgactgaagaagaaaacatcGTCAAGTGGTCAGTTGGGTCTTTATACGCCGGAGGCGCAGATACA ACTGTCTCATCTATTGAGAGTTTCTTTCTCGCAATGGCCCTTTTCCCGGAGGCGCAACGCAAGGCTCAACAGGAACTAGACACAGTGCTTGGGGGCAATCGACTACCCCAGTTTCAAGATCGAGAAAACCTTCCATATGTGGATGCACTAGTCAAGGAAGTTTTCCGATGGCATCCAGTTGCACCCATGGCTGGTGCACACACGTCAACCCAGGATGATATATTCGATGGTTACTTCATCCCCAAGGGATCCACTATTCTTGCAAATATCTG GGGGTTTACGCACGATCCAACCGTCTATCACGACCCAATGACATTCAGTCCGGAGCGCTTTTTGATCTCCCCCGACGGCAAACTCCCAGAGCGCGATCCCCACATGCTTGTGTTCGGGTTTGGTCGCCGAGCCTGTCCTGGACGTACCCTGGCAGACGCACATGTCTTTCTCACTGTTGCTCAGGCTCTGGCTGTCTTCAGTATCTCGAAACCGGTACAAAACGGGGTTACCGAATATTTCCTACCCAAGTTTCTCCCCGGTGTGATTAGCCATCCGGCTCCGTTCAAGGTGTCAATTCGGCCGCGAAGTGCGGTGCACGAAAAGCTCATCCGGGAAATCGAACAGCATCATCCTTGGGAGAAGAGTGATTCCAAATCTCTCCCAAGTATGTAG
- a CDS encoding ribosomal protein L3, with amino-acid sequence MSSDDAYMSFLDKANADVSGSAPQKGSGTVKTETVHSSLSVPKPLQSVEAYYISDTDEPFEPVALKWDGAAEGAWPSADQLSSLISPDTDLSQSISILSPSSFDPKNQYSAALDAIRAAAVEKDSGADQSAVGLKVYRVEQTSTKIEYWVLALHAPQSRLVGLRAKAVES; translated from the exons ATGTCCTCTGACGACGCCTACATGTCCTTCCTGGACAAAGCCAATGCAGATGTGAGCGGCAGCGCCCCGCAGAAAGGGTCCGGCACCGTCAAAACCGAGACCGTGCACAGCTCCCTGTCAGTCCCAAAGCCGCTGCAGTCCGTCGAAGCATACTACATCTCCGATACAGACGAGCCCTTCGAGCCCGTGGCATTGAAATGGGATGGCGCTGCCGAGGGAGCGTGGCCTAGTGCTG ACCAGCTCTCCTCCCTGATATCCCCAGATACCGACCTGTCCCAGTCCATCTCCATCCTATCCCCCTCTTCCTTCGACCCGAAGAATCAATACTCCGCCGCCCTAGATGCTATCCGCGCCGCGGCTGTCGAGAAGGATTCTGGTGCCGATCAGTCGGCTGTCGGGCTGAAGGTCTACCGTGTTGAACAAACTAGCACCAAGATCGAGTACTGGGTCCTGGCGCTCCATGCGCCTCAGAGCCGTCTTGTCGGTTTGCGCGCCAAGGCCGTTGAGTCTTAG
- a CDS encoding Exonuclease, RNase T/DNA polymerase III gives MASPTTAVDKLFVCPGCQRGGFKSTVAVKAHFESKGHKLACSPCDRSFGNVTALLKHSQKHEKPLDASDLKPLKSAKPAPKNTKQQKPQDLSELLSTNPANPNPKPLKSTKYPELSESFVKPAKPSPKTKSHDHPGPLSSNPTNPTKSTTKKTKLEKSQDLFESLSVKAANPTSKKPKTEKSLDRSEILPAKPAKPNKKRASNQTPAHAPVRTKALEDLWNNSSEPDHPNASSPAIQNANYHVILEPLEQNLIFRYLSARCHSDTRLITRGFTFRAGLADVSRRPSKKPPPKTGHFRQVPRSSDSLPKRKAIVLDCEMVQVEAGRRELAFLSAIDFLTGEVLIDNYVQPKSRVVNWDSRFSGVTPGAMNKAVKKGTALFGWEGARSKLWEFMDSETVLIGHSLNNDLDVLGIIHWNIVDSSIITSEAVFYTVHAGEPLNRTWSLKTLTNELVNYEIQVGKQGHSALEDAHATRDIVIWCLRYPEHLKVWADNARDQEEQRMYERELKRTTEEEVKEQKRKHDMEIKIQMLSRGVTGLDVHDIGLSDDDANGPDHSFVNHDGDDVDYEPVTIEAAAASFF, from the coding sequence ATGGCTTCACCTACAACAGCCGTTGACAAATTGTTCGTCTGCCCTGGATGTCAGAGGGGTGGCTTCAAGAGCACTGTTGCCGTCAAGGCTCATTTTGAGTCCAAAGGCCACAAACTTGCTTGCAGCCCCTGCGACAGATCTTTTGGAAATGTAACGGCGTTACTCAAGCACTCCCAGAAGCATGAAAAGCCCCTAGATGCTTCCGATCTCAAACCTCTCAAGTCGGCAAAGCCAGCGCCAAAGAACACAAAGCAGCAGAAGCCCCAAGATCTTTCCGAGCTCTTGTCCACCAACCCTGCGAACCCGAATCCAAAGCCTCTGAAATCTACGAAGTACCCCGAACTGTCCGAGTCTTTTGTCAAGCCTGCAAAGCCATCACCAAAGACCAAGTCACACGATCACCCCGGTCCGTTGTCTTCCAACCCTACCAACCCTACAAAATCTAccacaaagaaaacaaagctTGAAAAGTCTCAGGATCTGTTTGAGTCTTTGTCTGTCAAAGCTGCGAACCCCACTtcaaagaaaccaaagaCTGAGAAGTCCCTGGATCGCTCTGAGATTTTGCCTGCCAAGCCTGCAAAGCCAAATAAGAAGCGCGCATCAAACCAGACCCCAGCCCATGCTCCAGTGAGGACAAAGGCTCTTGAAGACCTATGGAACAACTCCTCTGAACCTGATCACCCGAATGCATCATCACCTGCCATCCAAAATGCAAACTATCATGTTATCCTCGAGCCGCTCGAGCAAAATTTGATTTTTCGCTACTTGTCGGCACGATGTCACTCGGACACTCGTCTGATTACCCGAGGCTTTACCTTTCGGGCTGGCTTGGCAGATGTTAGCAGACGCCCGTCAAAGAAGCCCCCTCCAAAGACAGGACATTTCCGCCAAGTTCCTCGCTCCTCAGACAGCTTACCGAAAAGGAAAGCAATCGTTCTTGACTGCGAGATGGTGCAAGTCGAAGCCGGGCGTCGAGAGCTTGCTTTTTTGAGCGCAATTGACTTTTTGACTGGCGAGGTTCTCATCGACAATTATGTGCAGCCGAAATCGAGAGTCGTGAATTGGGATTCTCGGTTCAGTGGGGTGACTCCTGGCGCCATGAACAAAGCTGTGAAGAAAGGGACGGCGTTGTTTGGCTGGGAAGGAGCGCGCTCGAAATTATGGGAGTTCATGGATAGCGAAACTGTCCTCATTGGTCATTCTCTCAACAATGATCTTGACGTCTTGGGTATCATCCACTGGAACATTGTTGACTCCTCTATCATTACCAGCGAAGCGGTGTTTTACACTGTACACGCCGGTGAACCACTCAACCGCACATGGAGTCTGAAGACTCTTACCAATGAGTTGGTAAACTATGAGATACAAGTCGGGAAACAGGGGCACAGTGCACTGGAGGATGCACATGCAACACGGGACATTGTGATCTGGTGTCTAAGATATCCGGAGCACCTGAAGGTTTGGGCAGACAATGCCCGGGACCAAGAGGAGCAGCGCATGTATGAGAGGGAGTTGAAGAGGACGACAGAGGAGGAGGTGAAGGAACAAAAGAGAAAACATGATATGGAGATAAAGATCCAGATGTTGTCTCGTGGTGTTACTGGTTTGGATGTGCATGACATTGGCCtttctgatgatgatgctAATGGCCCTGACCATTCTTTTGTCAACCACGATGGGGATGACGTTGACTACGAACCGGTAACTATTGAAGCAGCTGCAGcttcattcttttga
- a CDS encoding Translation elongation/initiation factor/Ribosomal, beta-barrel, producing MWMVKMSHRKFEAPRHGSLAYLPRKRAARHRGKVKSFPKDDAKKPVHLTASMGYKAGMTTVVRDLDRPGAKMHKKEIVEAVTVIETPPLVAVGVVGYIETPRGLRSLTTVWAEHLSDEVKRRFYKNWYKSKKKAFTKYAKSHAESSGASITRELERIQKYCTVVRVLAHTQIRQTPIKQKKAHLMEIQVNGGSVSDKVEFARNLFEKTIDIDSIFEKDEMIDVIAVTKGHGFSGVTSRWGTTKLPRKTHKGLRKVACIGAWHPNHVQWTVARAGQDGYHHRTSCNHKIFRIGKGSDEGNASTEFDISKKQITPMGGFVHYGEVKNDFVMVKGSVPGVKKRVMTLRKTLYPQTSRRATEKVELKWIDTSSKFGHGAFQTFEEKKAFMGTLKKDLVESV from the exons ATGTGGAT GGTCAAGAT GAGTCACCGGAAGTTCGAAGCGCCTCGTCACG GCTCCCTTGCCTACCTCCCGCGCAAGCGCGCTGCCCGTCACCGTGGTAAGGTCAAGAG CTTCCCCAAGGATGACGCCAAGAAGCCCGTCCACCTTACTGCCTCTATGGGCTACAAGGCTGGTATGACCACCGTCGTCCGTGACCTTGACCGTCCTGGTGCCAAGATGCACAAGAAGGAGATTGTCGAGGCCGTCACCGTCATCGAGACTCCTCCT CTCGTTGCCGTCGGTGTCGTCGGTTACATCGAGACTCCCCGTGGTCTCCGCTCTCTCACCACCGTCTGGGCTGAGCACCTGAGCGATGAGGTCAAGCGTCGCTTCTACAAGAACTGGTACAAGTCCAAGAAGAAGGCCTTCACCAAGTACGCCAAGTCCCACGCCGAGAGCTCCGGTGCCTCCATCACCCGTGAGCTTGAGCGCATCCAGAAGTACTGCACTGTCGTCCGTGTGCTCGCCCACACCCAGATTCGCCAGACTCCTATCAAGCAGAAGAAGGCCCACCTTATGGAGATCCAGGTCAACGGTGGCTCCGTCTCCGACAAGGTCGAATTCGCCCGCAACCTCTTCGAGAAGACCATCGACATCGATTCCATCTTCGAGAAGGACGAGATGATTGATGTCATCGCCGTCACCAAGGGTCACGGTTTCTCCGGTGTTACCTCCCGTTGGGGTACCACCAAGCTGCCCCGCAAGACTCACAAGGGTCTGCGCAAGGTCGCCTGTATTGGTGCTTGGCACCCTAACCACGTCCAGTGGACTGTTGCCCGTGCCGGTCAAGACGGATACCACCACCGTACCTCTTGCAACCACAAGATCTTCCGCATTGGAAAGGGCTCTGATGAGGGTAACGCCTCCACCGAGTTCGACATCTCCAAGAAGCAGATCACCCC CATGGGTGGCTTCGTCCACTACGGTGAGGTCAAGAACGACTTCGTCATGGTCAAGGGCTCCGTTCCCGGTGTCAAGAAGCGTGTTATGACTCTGCGCAAGACTCTGTACCCCCAGACTTCCCGCAGGGCCACTGAGAAGGTCGAGCTCAAGTGGATCGATACCTCCTCCAAGTTCGGTCACGGTGCTTTCCAGACCttcgaggagaagaaggccttCATGGGTACCCTCAAGAAGGACCTTGTGGAGTCTGTTTAA
- a CDS encoding putative MFS transporter produces MRNVDLSLTQKTQKILGLSSVPGFSFEVAMSVPIAIQLDNSSPIPLILRVILQRDGSNRAIWDVVQQVDVTAVKMSLLSKVEIVLKPSEDGLFRIPNDEHVFVQHLGPEKAFE; encoded by the coding sequence ATGCGGAATGTGGATTTGTCCTTGACGCAGAAGACGCAGAAGATTCTTGGATTGTCTTCTGTTCCTGGATTCAGCTTCGAGGTTGCGATGAGTGTGCCGATTGCTATTCAACTTGACAATTCGTCGCCGATTCCGCTTATTCTTAGGGTTATACTGCAGCGGGATGGGAGTAATCGTGCTATTTGGGATGTTGTACAACAGGTCGATGTCACTGCGGTTAAGATGAGTCTTCTTTCGAAAGTTGAGATTGTTCTCAAACCGAGTGAGGATGGTCTTTTTAGAATTCCTAATGATGAGCACGTGTTTGTTCAGCATTTGGGCCCGGAGAAGGCGTTTGAGTAG
- a CDS encoding 60S ribosomal uL3 domain-containing protein — protein sequence MSHTQPSPTAGVAPHHAAAHLAAHAQAQANGHMSAIPVQGQKGVPSLTTAQKIATLNEQVWLQIGSLTELMGDLEGAMNAYEQALRHNQWSISAMNAISCILRTKEQFPKAIEYLQNILKLDPSNGETWGSLGHCHLMMDNLQEAYTSYQQALYHLRDPKEPKLWYGIGILYDRYGSLDHAEEAFSQVMRMAPDFEKANEIYFRLGIIYKQQQKFNQSLECFKYIVSDPPRPLTEEDIWFQIGHVHEQQKDFESAQSAYQRVLERDPNHAKVLQQLGWLYHQQSNAFQSQEKAIQFLEKSVNADNNDAQSWYLLGRCYMSMAKYPKAYEAYQQAVYRDGRNPTFWCSIGVLYYQINQYRDALDAYSRAIRLNPYISEVWYDLGTLYESCNNQIADALDAYGRAADLDPSNVHIKARLQLLQSQLSAGTAGQQPPTAPAPQPQDVHPQAYQAPGVGAPPAPQWGAPAPIGPPSQAPAPPRQIPDWNRGINELQSQNQAPPSNGLDQRDARIPGAPAQSPRQEPGRAFPDPRGTARSPKMGDPNAYPPPHTLPQLGNAPGPGHERAPSGGNAFNAPRGTLPSGLSVAPPGPPGPPGPNGGAPPPPYQNRPFSPAPEIRPIRDERPSSPGSGYPLQQFHPGPTLPPQVPGGNSIATGAPAPASAATAAEAAARDREDRPPSAMKRGREWEAEAGPVKKHANEESRARLDDQNNRRPSPPARLPSPGEMQRRNSSEARREDARRANENYHPSDAAHHPPTLPSIQDMPARPSAGPSLPPMAETSASASNAPPSGPPPSANTPVKEEVPRSEAPPAHEPPARKMDVDEDYDDEVEEEKKAAAASKGSPNGSTAGNPANGAGNARASTPSKAEPTA from the exons ATGTCTCATACTCAGCCATCACCCACCGCAGGCGTGGCTCCTCACCATGCGGCAGCGCATCTCGCAGCGCATGCGCAGGCGCAGGCCAATGGTCATATGTCAGCAATTCCTGTTCAAGGTCAAAAGGGCGTTCCTTCTCTCACCACGGCACAGAAGATCGCCACACTCAACGAACAAGTCTGGCTTCAGATAG GAAGCTTGACCGAATTGATGGGCGACCTCGAAGGTGCGATGAACGCCTATGAGCAGGCCCTGCGTCACAACCAGTGGTCTATCTCAGCCATGAATGCCATTTCCTGCATTCTTAGAACAAAGGAGCAGTTCCCAAAAGCAATTGAGTACTTGCAAAATATTTTGAAGTTGGATCCGAGTAATGGAGAGACTTGGGGCAGCTTGGGCCACTGCCACCTCATGATGGATAATTTGCAAGAGGCATACACCTCATACCAGCAAGCCCTTTACCACTTGCGAGACCCCAAG GAGCCCAAGCTGTGGTATGGAATCGGTATCTTGTATGATCGCTATGGTTCTCTGGATCATGCGGAAGAGGCTTTCTCGCAAGTGATGCGCATGGCACCTGATTTCGAGAAGGCCAATGAGATCTACTTCCGCCTGGGAATCATATACAAGCAGCAGCAGAAGTTCAACCAGAGTTTGGAG TGCTTTAAATACATTGTTAGCGACCCCCCACGCCCTCTGACCGAAGAAGACATCTGGTTCCAGATTGGCCATGTTCACGAGCAGCAGAAAGAC TTTGAATCTGCTCAATCCGCTTACCAGCGTGTCCTTGAACGGGATCCAAACCACGCCAAAGTCCTCCAGCAACTTGGATGGCTCTACCACCAGCAGAGCAATGCCTTCCAAAGCCAGGAGAAGGCCATTCAGTTTTTGGAAAAGTCGGTCAATGCTG acaACAATGACGCTCAAAGCTGGTATCTCCTCGGTCGTTGCTACATGTCCATGGCGAAATATCCCAAGGCTTATGAAGCCTATCAGCAAGCCGTCTATCGCGATGGCCGCAACCCTACCTTCTGGTGCTCTATTGGTGTTCTTTACTACCAGATCAACCAATACCGCGATGCTCTCGACGCCTACTCTCGTGCGATCCGCCTGAACCCTTACATTTCGGAGGTTTGGTATGACCTAGGTACTTTGTACGAGTCATGTAACAACCAGATTGCCGATGCCCTGGATGCCTACGGACGCGCCGCAGATCTTGACCCGAGCAACGTCCACATCAAGGCTCGTCTGCAGCTGCTCCAAAGTCAGTTATCTGCTGGCACGGCTGGACAGCAACCACCCACTGCTCCAGCGCCTCAGCCGCAGGATGTACATCCTCAGGCTTATCAAGCACCAGGCGTTGGTGCACCTCCTGCTCCCCAGTGGGGAGCCCCAGCCCCCATTGGCCCCCCTTCACAAGCTCCTGCTCCCCCGAGGCAGATTCCTGACTGGAACCGTGGTATTAACGAGCTACAATCTCAAAACCAAGCTCCCCCGTCTAACGGTCTTGACCAGCGCGACGCCCGGATCCCCGGTGCTCCCGCTCAAAGCCCTCGACAGGAGCCTGGTCGGGCGTTCCCGGATCCCCGTGGCACGGCTCGGTCGCCAAAGATGGGTGATCCCAATGCTTACCCGCCGCCTCATACCCTACCTCAACTTGGAAATGCTCCTGGTCCAGGCCACGAGCGCGCTCCTAGTGGCGGCAATGCCTTCAATGCCCCACGAGGTACTTTGCCGAGTGGTCTGTCCGTTGCTCCTCCTGGCCCCCCTGGACCTCCTGGGCCCAATGGCGGTGCTCCTCCCCCTCCTTATCAGAATCGTCCTTTCAGTCCTGCTCCTGAAATCCGCCCTATTCGCGACGAGCGTCCCTCTTCGCCAGGGTCGGGATATCCTCTCCAACAATTTCACCCAGGTCCTACACTCCCCCCACAGGTTCCAGGCGGTAACTCCATCGCCACCGGTGCTCCGGCCCCTGCTTCAGCTGCTACTGCTGCTGAGGCTGCCGCCCGTGATCGCGAAGATCGTCCCCCATCTGCAATGAAGCGCGGCCGCGAATGGGAGGCCGAGGCTGGTCCAGTCAAGAAGCATGCAAATGAGGAAAGTCGCGCTCGTTTGGATGACCAGAACAACCGCCGCCCGAGCCCACCTGCTCGTTTGCCTTCTCCTGGTGAAATGCAACGACGAAACTCCTCAGAGGCTCGCCGCGAAGACGCCCGTCGTGCCAATGAGAACTATCACCCCTCAGATGCCGCTCACCACCCCCCTACTCTGCCTTCAATCCAAGACATGCCTGCCCGGCCTTCTGCTGGCCCTAGTCTTCCCCCGATGGCTGAGACCTCTGCAAGCGCATCCAACGCTCCCCCCTCTGGACCTCCTCCTTCCGCCAACACCCCGGTCAAGGAAGAAGTTCCTCGCTCCGAGGCTCCCCCGGCTCACGAGCCCCCCGCGCGCAAGATGGATGTGGATGAAGACTACGATGACGAAgttgaggaagagaagaaggctgctgctgcttccAAGGGCAGCCCCAACGGCAGCACTGCTGGCAACCCCGCTAATGGCGCTGGCAATGCCCGTGCCAGTACTCCATCGAAGGCCGAGCCCACAGCATAA